From a region of the Paucidesulfovibrio longus DSM 6739 genome:
- a CDS encoding rhodanese-like domain-containing protein, whose amino-acid sequence MELKTVRVLTALCLALLCAALPGGAPAAFAQDDFPLRPFYPSVQVIDTETLLGIYADAIIVDVRSNFEFDVARINKAVNAPLAYGGILRILERLRTRDGSAPLVFYCNDPACSRAFRAAQEAVGEGWKNVFVYDAGVFAWIAAAPDKATLMGNSPASLERVISPSLYRKHLLEYPDFELAAYDSSALVIDIRDVYHRDYEPKLQGIRNIPMESLLEAVTNRIWTEKRLLIFDSDGSQSRWLQYFLQANGYTDYHFLNGGVESLDHARQTRRVEVDSASVTFSQHQLQALLTDDGFGDLERRLACFVAGRIRFDNYAMLDREEAEALLGVDQARLFAASDRLAEKGWLLYTRVNGSLVYRINPRLAWKGEMAGKVWMGRVREFEKALGR is encoded by the coding sequence ATGGAGCTGAAAACGGTTCGAGTCCTGACTGCGCTGTGCCTGGCCCTGCTTTGCGCGGCGCTGCCCGGCGGCGCGCCCGCGGCATTTGCGCAGGACGACTTCCCTCTGCGTCCGTTCTACCCGTCCGTGCAGGTGATCGACACCGAAACCCTGCTCGGCATCTACGCCGACGCCATCATCGTGGACGTGCGCAGCAATTTCGAGTTCGACGTGGCGCGCATCAACAAGGCCGTGAACGCGCCCCTGGCCTACGGCGGCATCCTGCGCATCCTGGAGCGCCTGCGGACCCGGGACGGCTCGGCCCCGCTGGTCTTCTACTGCAACGACCCGGCCTGCTCGCGGGCCTTCCGGGCGGCCCAGGAGGCCGTCGGCGAGGGCTGGAAGAACGTCTTCGTCTACGACGCGGGCGTTTTCGCCTGGATCGCGGCGGCGCCGGACAAGGCTACGCTCATGGGCAACTCGCCCGCGAGCCTGGAACGGGTCATCTCTCCGTCGCTCTACCGCAAGCACCTGCTGGAATACCCCGATTTCGAGCTGGCCGCCTATGATTCCAGCGCCCTGGTCATCGACATCCGCGACGTCTATCACCGCGACTACGAGCCCAAGCTCCAGGGCATCCGCAACATTCCCATGGAGTCCCTGCTGGAGGCCGTGACCAACCGCATCTGGACCGAGAAACGGCTGCTGATCTTCGATTCGGATGGAAGCCAGTCCCGCTGGCTGCAATATTTCCTCCAGGCCAACGGCTATACCGATTACCATTTCCTCAACGGGGGGGTGGAGTCCCTGGACCACGCCCGCCAGACCCGCCGGGTGGAGGTGGACAGCGCCTCCGTGACCTTCAGCCAGCACCAGTTGCAGGCCCTGCTCACGGACGACGGTTTCGGCGACCTGGAACGGCGGCTGGCCTGCTTCGTGGCCGGGCGCATCCGTTTCGACAACTACGCCATGCTCGACCGCGAGGAGGCCGAGGCCCTGCTCGGAGTGGACCAGGCGCGGCTCTTCGCCGCCTCGGACAGGCTCGCGGAAAAGGGCTGGCTGCTCTACACCCGCGTGAACGGCTCGCTGGTCTATCGCATCAATCCCCGTCTGGCCTGGAAGGGCGAGATGGCGGGCAAGGTCTGGATGGGCCGCGTGCGTGAATTTGAAAAGGCTCTGGGGAGGTAG
- a CDS encoding ABC transporter substrate-binding protein: MRGFMTFPFSGAARAAIRLAAPLLCLCLLAWAALPGPARAGQRLERASLILQWTPQAQFAGFYMAREKGFYEARGVNMMLIPGGPDRVASDWLDSRNADFCTMFLSTALERYDSGMPLVNVGQFLHHSALMIITRKGMGIRKPADLDRRKLSMWANEFQIQPRALFRSLGVNPVYVPLGASMDLFLRGAVHATLGMWYNEYHTILSAGLRENELEPIFFRDTDFDFPEDGIYCLRSTAEQRPEVVRAVVEATREGWQYAFAHEQETLDVIMAKMEEAGLPATRVHQLWMLRRMKDVIEPSGSGGISAVLDPETFRHVVGVLKDSDVIRQAPLYEDFYKGPENDR, from the coding sequence ATGCGCGGATTCATGACGTTCCCGTTTTCCGGCGCCGCCCGCGCAGCGATCCGGCTGGCTGCGCCGCTGCTTTGCCTCTGCCTGCTGGCCTGGGCTGCGCTGCCGGGACCGGCGCGGGCCGGGCAGAGGCTGGAGCGCGCCTCGCTGATCCTCCAGTGGACGCCCCAGGCCCAGTTCGCCGGGTTCTACATGGCCCGGGAAAAAGGCTTTTACGAGGCGCGCGGGGTGAACATGATGCTCATTCCGGGCGGCCCGGACCGGGTGGCCTCGGACTGGCTCGACTCCCGCAACGCGGACTTCTGCACCATGTTTCTCTCCACGGCCCTGGAGCGCTACGATTCGGGAATGCCCCTGGTCAACGTGGGACAGTTCCTGCACCATTCCGCGTTGATGATCATCACCCGTAAGGGCATGGGCATCCGCAAGCCCGCGGACCTGGACCGCCGCAAGCTCTCCATGTGGGCCAACGAGTTCCAGATCCAGCCCCGGGCGCTCTTCCGCAGCCTGGGGGTGAATCCGGTCTACGTGCCGCTGGGCGCGTCCATGGACCTCTTCCTGCGCGGGGCCGTGCATGCCACCTTGGGCATGTGGTACAACGAGTACCACACCATCCTCTCCGCCGGGCTGCGGGAGAACGAGCTGGAGCCCATCTTCTTCCGCGACACGGATTTCGACTTTCCGGAGGACGGCATCTACTGCCTGCGCTCCACCGCGGAGCAGCGGCCCGAGGTCGTGCGCGCCGTGGTCGAGGCCACCCGCGAGGGCTGGCAATACGCCTTCGCGCACGAGCAGGAAACCCTGGACGTGATCATGGCCAAGATGGAGGAGGCGGGGCTGCCCGCCACCCGCGTGCACCAGCTTTGGATGCTGCGGCGCATGAAGGACGTCATCGAGCCTTCCGGGAGCGGCGGGATCAGCGCGGTGCTCGATCCGGAGACCTTCCGCCACGTGGTCGGAGTGCTCAAGGATTCCGACGTGATCCGGCAGGCGCCGCTGTACGAGGACTTCTACAAGGGACCGGAAAATGACCGGTAA
- a CDS encoding SpoIIE family protein phosphatase, which produces MTGKRLDRHSLAFRLAGLVLGVSVLLFGAVLGYNYFFARGIIVRQAEENSRSLGREVANHIASEVKPIEEVVRNIALALEDASLTSGEITSLARRVVEGNEDIFGMAIAFEPFGMTKDRLFFAPYSYRDKDGVRTTELGGPGYRYFYMDWYQLAKELDAPTWTEPYFDEGGGGVIMTTYAAPFYRLVDGQRRFAGVVTADIPLSWMQKIASEVKLYDSGYSFIISRNGTFIYHPLKKLMLNYTIFSLAEERGEQALWDLGRDMTEGGTAFMDRVSVKGNKDSFLFYTPLPVGGWSLGFLFPKDEVLRDATVLSRNLLIMGGVGFLLMAGGVFWVAGSITRPLRELSGAAMEIAGGNLGAAVPEIDSADEVGELAESFAHMRDSLRRYISSLTETTAQKERIESELRIARDIQMGILPKLFPAFPEHEEFDVYASIEPAKEVGGDLYDFFFIDERHFCFLVGDVSDKGVPAAFFMAVTKTLLKAVAPQSESPGEILRKVNDDLAEDNDSCMFVTLFLAILDIATGEVRYASAGHNPPVILDAEGVRFVPPLNEPMAGAMPGMSYTTRTMTLAHGDMLFLYTDGVTEAMNRSKELYSEERLLELLEGMRQQGVDVVVRTVDESIKKFTGGAQQSDDITMLAFKFTGNKPKQD; this is translated from the coding sequence ATGACCGGTAAACGGCTCGACAGACACAGCCTCGCCTTCCGGCTGGCCGGTCTCGTGCTCGGCGTTTCCGTGCTGCTCTTCGGCGCGGTGCTGGGCTACAACTATTTCTTCGCGCGCGGGATCATCGTGCGCCAGGCCGAGGAAAACAGCCGCTCCCTGGGCCGCGAGGTGGCCAACCACATCGCCTCCGAGGTCAAGCCCATCGAGGAGGTCGTGCGCAACATCGCCTTGGCCCTGGAGGACGCCTCCCTGACCAGCGGCGAAATCACCTCCCTGGCGCGGCGCGTGGTCGAGGGCAACGAGGACATCTTCGGCATGGCCATCGCCTTCGAGCCTTTCGGCATGACCAAGGACCGGCTCTTCTTCGCGCCCTACAGCTACCGCGACAAGGACGGGGTCCGCACCACCGAGCTGGGCGGACCGGGCTACCGCTATTTCTACATGGACTGGTACCAGCTGGCCAAGGAGCTGGACGCCCCGACCTGGACCGAGCCGTATTTCGACGAGGGCGGCGGCGGGGTGATCATGACCACCTACGCGGCCCCGTTCTACCGGCTGGTGGACGGCCAGCGCCGCTTCGCCGGGGTCGTCACGGCGGACATCCCGCTCTCCTGGATGCAGAAGATCGCCTCGGAGGTGAAGCTCTACGATTCGGGCTATTCCTTCATCATCTCCCGCAACGGCACCTTCATCTACCACCCGCTCAAGAAGCTGATGCTCAACTATACGATCTTCTCCCTGGCCGAGGAGCGCGGCGAGCAGGCGCTCTGGGATCTGGGCCGGGACATGACCGAGGGCGGCACGGCCTTCATGGATCGCGTCAGCGTCAAGGGCAACAAGGACAGCTTTCTTTTCTACACGCCGCTGCCCGTGGGCGGCTGGTCCCTGGGCTTCCTCTTTCCCAAGGACGAAGTCCTGCGCGACGCGACCGTGCTCTCGCGCAACCTCCTGATCATGGGCGGCGTGGGCTTTCTGCTCATGGCGGGCGGTGTCTTCTGGGTCGCGGGGAGCATCACCCGGCCCCTGCGCGAGCTTTCGGGCGCGGCCATGGAGATCGCCGGGGGCAACCTCGGCGCGGCAGTGCCGGAAATCGACTCGGCGGACGAGGTCGGCGAGCTGGCCGAGTCCTTCGCGCACATGCGCGATTCCCTGCGCCGCTACATCAGCAGCCTGACCGAGACCACCGCCCAGAAGGAGCGCATCGAATCCGAGCTGCGCATCGCCCGCGACATCCAGATGGGCATCTTGCCGAAGCTTTTCCCCGCGTTCCCGGAGCATGAGGAATTCGACGTCTACGCCTCCATCGAGCCGGCCAAGGAGGTCGGAGGCGACCTCTACGACTTCTTCTTCATCGACGAGCGGCATTTCTGCTTCCTCGTGGGCGACGTTTCGGACAAGGGCGTGCCCGCGGCCTTCTTCATGGCCGTGACCAAGACCCTGCTCAAGGCCGTGGCCCCGCAGAGCGAAAGCCCCGGCGAGATTCTCCGCAAGGTCAACGACGACCTGGCCGAGGACAACGACTCCTGCATGTTCGTGACGCTGTTCCTGGCCATCCTGGACATCGCCACGGGCGAGGTCCGCTACGCCAGCGCCGGGCACAACCCGCCCGTGATCCTGGACGCGGAGGGCGTCCGCTTCGTGCCGCCGCTGAACGAGCCCATGGCCGGGGCCATGCCGGGCATGAGCTACACCACGCGGACCATGACCCTGGCGCACGGGGACATGCTCTTCCTCTACACCGACGGCGTGACCGAGGCCATGAACCGTTCCAAGGAGCTGTATTCCGAAGAGCGTCTGCTGGAGCTGCTCGAAGGGATGCGGCAGCAGGGCGTGGACGTCGTGGTGCGCACGGTGGACGAGTCCATCAAGAAATTTACGGGCGGAGCCCAGCAGTCCGACGACATCACCATGCTGGCCTTCAAGTTCACGGGCAATAAGCCGAAACAGGATTAA
- a CDS encoding STAS domain-containing protein: MEFKSEKLGDYVVLSVAGRMDALTAGEFEKQCCQCMDAGDAKIVADMGGVDYISSAGLRSILSAAKKLRGSQGEIRFCGLSGMVNDVFTVSGFAAMFKIFDTAADATKA, from the coding sequence ATGGAGTTCAAGAGCGAGAAGCTGGGCGATTACGTTGTGCTGAGCGTTGCCGGACGCATGGACGCGCTGACCGCCGGGGAGTTCGAGAAGCAGTGCTGCCAGTGCATGGATGCCGGGGACGCCAAGATCGTGGCGGACATGGGCGGCGTGGACTACATCAGCTCCGCGGGCCTGCGCAGCATTCTTTCCGCGGCCAAGAAGCTCCGGGGCTCCCAGGGCGAAATCCGCTTCTGCGGCCTGAGCGGCATGGTCAACGACGTGTTCACGGTTTCCGGCTTCGCGGCCATGTTCAAGATCTTCGACACCGCAGCGGACGCGACCAAGGCCTAG
- a CDS encoding ATP-binding protein gives MAETLRLQAEMANLEAFLGFALEQADALGAPPALGGKLQLVLEELLVNVFHYAYGDGEGDAELECRTEGAAGEQRRFCVVLRDWGAPFDPLAKEAPDTSADVDERPIGGLGILLAVQMSDRIGYARKQDANVLTACFNI, from the coding sequence ATGGCCGAAACCCTGCGTCTTCAGGCCGAGATGGCCAATCTCGAAGCCTTCCTGGGCTTCGCCCTGGAACAGGCGGACGCGCTCGGCGCGCCTCCGGCTCTCGGCGGCAAGCTCCAGCTCGTGCTGGAGGAGCTGCTGGTCAACGTCTTTCACTATGCCTACGGCGACGGGGAGGGCGACGCGGAGCTGGAATGCCGCACCGAGGGAGCCGCCGGGGAGCAGCGCCGCTTCTGCGTGGTTCTCCGCGACTGGGGCGCTCCCTTCGACCCGCTGGCCAAGGAGGCTCCCGACACCAGCGCCGACGTGGACGAGCGGCCCATCGGCGGGCTGGGCATCCTGCTTGCCGTGCAGATGTCCGACCGCATCGGCTACGCGCGCAAGCAGGACGCCAACGTGCTCACCGCCTGCTTCAACATCTGA
- a CDS encoding Na/Pi cotransporter family protein produces the protein MLTEITGPLLGGIGIFFVGATMLGSNLKMMTTRRLRMLFARFTSRDWQSALLGLASGMITQSTSVAAFIVAGLSASGLMRVRNALPVVFWANAGCSLLVIVAVMDIRYLVFLLLFVSGVSVAFEKPYALRFLARALFGVGMLFFGLQLIKQGASPLAEMPWVREVLASSHGSTLLAFALGAVMTVITQTALGVILIAMTMTKSGLFTVEQSFMLVYGVHIGSSVVTWILAAGLRGTSKQLVMAQAVFNVLGTLLMVALFYAETVFRVPLVIAGVTSLSPVLDQQVAYLVVLFNFTVPVVSQFLYAPLVRVLERFWPPTSEESLAQIRFIKDHTLDVPEAALLLVEKEQMRLVERLPAYVARARHKAGLDGGAAMPEASRAESLASYHAAFEAISKEIGHTLGGISGRDLDETASARLLALLNLHELVVALEENVTAFCRAVAESAGPGASEPLRRFASVLLESQEFLLMQTADALAGGEPEELALLAALTSDSGGMVEKVRKQYLDAEQGLGFQDKALLHRNSGLFERSAWLVNRLGSVLGQGETGRTKLQEAT, from the coding sequence ATGCTGACGGAAATAACGGGTCCGCTGCTGGGGGGCATCGGCATTTTCTTCGTGGGCGCGACCATGCTCGGAAGCAACCTGAAGATGATGACCACGCGCAGGCTGCGCATGCTCTTCGCACGATTCACGAGCAGGGACTGGCAGTCCGCCCTGCTGGGGCTGGCTTCGGGGATGATCACCCAGAGCACGTCCGTGGCCGCGTTCATCGTGGCCGGGCTTTCGGCCAGCGGGCTGATGCGCGTGCGCAACGCCCTGCCCGTGGTCTTCTGGGCCAACGCGGGCTGCTCCCTGCTGGTCATCGTGGCGGTCATGGACATCCGCTATCTGGTGTTCCTGCTGCTCTTCGTCTCCGGCGTGAGCGTGGCCTTCGAGAAACCCTACGCCCTGCGTTTTCTGGCCCGCGCCCTGTTCGGCGTGGGCATGCTTTTTTTCGGGCTCCAGCTCATCAAGCAGGGCGCCTCGCCCCTGGCCGAAATGCCCTGGGTGCGCGAGGTGCTGGCCTCGTCCCACGGCTCGACCCTGCTGGCCTTCGCTCTGGGCGCGGTCATGACGGTGATCACCCAGACGGCCCTGGGCGTGATCCTCATCGCCATGACCATGACCAAGTCCGGCCTGTTCACGGTGGAGCAGTCCTTCATGCTCGTGTACGGCGTGCATATCGGCTCCAGCGTCGTGACCTGGATCCTCGCCGCGGGCCTGCGCGGCACCTCCAAGCAGCTGGTCATGGCCCAGGCCGTGTTCAACGTTCTGGGCACGCTGCTCATGGTCGCGCTCTTCTACGCGGAAACGGTTTTCCGCGTTCCCCTGGTCATCGCGGGCGTGACCTCGCTCAGCCCGGTGCTCGACCAGCAGGTCGCCTACCTCGTGGTCCTTTTCAACTTCACCGTGCCCGTGGTCAGCCAGTTTCTCTACGCGCCGCTGGTGCGCGTGCTGGAGCGCTTCTGGCCGCCCACCAGCGAGGAGTCCCTGGCCCAGATCCGGTTCATCAAGGACCATACCCTGGACGTGCCCGAAGCGGCGCTGCTCCTGGTGGAAAAGGAGCAGATGCGGCTGGTGGAGCGCCTGCCCGCGTATGTCGCCCGCGCGCGGCACAAGGCCGGGCTGGACGGCGGCGCGGCCATGCCCGAGGCGTCCCGCGCCGAATCCCTGGCTTCCTACCATGCGGCCTTCGAGGCCATCAGCAAGGAGATCGGGCATACCCTGGGCGGCATTTCCGGACGCGACCTCGACGAAACGGCCAGCGCCCGGCTGCTGGCGCTGCTGAACCTGCACGAACTGGTGGTGGCCCTGGAGGAGAACGTCACGGCGTTTTGCCGGGCCGTGGCCGAATCCGCGGGGCCGGGGGCGTCCGAGCCGCTGCGGCGCTTCGCTTCGGTCCTGCTCGAAAGCCAGGAGTTCCTGCTCATGCAGACGGCGGACGCCCTGGCCGGAGGCGAACCCGAGGAACTGGCCCTGCTCGCGGCGCTGACCTCGGACAGCGGCGGCATGGTCGAGAAGGTCCGCAAGCAGTATCTCGACGCGGAACAGGGACTCGGCTTCCAGGACAAGGCCCTGCTGCACCGGAATTCGGGCCTGTTTGAGCGCAGCGCCTGGCTCGTGAACCGGCTGGGTTCGGTTCTCGGCCAGGGCGAAACAGGCCGGACGAAACTCCAGGAGGCGACGTGA
- a CDS encoding ATP-binding protein: MMRADARTPSAGAEEQAAAVLTLNASAQWIPTAQAVAENGAKALGLPQEKALVLTMAVEEVVAHLALAAPDERLEMRLLPESTGVAVEFLFRADAADLSALNVTGGPDSGDFMEGMGLLLASRLTDSFSIAAEGRLIRLRLRLDRPYAEAAPDGAARREPQGAARMVPDPEPSLLRAACVQALGLYPDHELASWLRTPGKVADMVAGGTLECAVSADEAGGLCGVLFWHRPSSQSVAFFGPYDFTPDREAAGPLTREMIRRVARSSALGVFSEIASSDLPEEEFERLAIVPACGADGACLERTAWYRHLREDTGGVVWAHPSMRHFLEHAYGDLVLMREIREVEEPEGRRPERSVFAARLRRDISEAVLTPMLDGKDAAENLRRHVHALSGEGLRNIFVHLDLASGWRAALAGPLLNCGFQARLVLPHAGQADVAVLQYDELLA; this comes from the coding sequence GTGATGCGAGCGGACGCGCGAACTCCCTCGGCGGGAGCGGAAGAGCAGGCCGCGGCGGTCCTGACGCTGAACGCTTCGGCGCAATGGATTCCCACGGCCCAGGCCGTGGCCGAGAACGGGGCCAAGGCGCTGGGGCTGCCGCAGGAAAAGGCCCTGGTCCTGACCATGGCCGTGGAGGAGGTCGTCGCGCATCTGGCTCTGGCCGCACCGGACGAGCGGCTGGAAATGCGCCTCTTGCCGGAAAGCACGGGCGTGGCCGTGGAATTTCTCTTTCGCGCGGACGCGGCGGACCTTTCGGCCCTGAACGTCACGGGCGGTCCGGATTCCGGGGATTTCATGGAAGGCATGGGCCTTTTGCTCGCCTCCCGGCTGACGGATTCCTTCAGCATCGCCGCGGAAGGAAGGCTGATCCGGCTGCGGCTGCGGCTGGACAGGCCCTATGCCGAGGCCGCTCCGGACGGGGCGGCGCGCCGCGAGCCGCAAGGAGCCGCGCGCATGGTCCCGGACCCGGAGCCGAGCCTGCTGCGCGCGGCCTGCGTCCAGGCCCTGGGCCTCTATCCCGACCATGAGCTGGCCTCCTGGCTGCGCACGCCGGGCAAGGTCGCGGACATGGTCGCGGGCGGGACGCTGGAATGCGCCGTGTCCGCGGACGAGGCGGGCGGGCTTTGCGGCGTGCTCTTCTGGCACCGGCCCTCGTCGCAGAGCGTGGCCTTTTTCGGGCCGTACGATTTCACCCCGGACAGGGAGGCGGCCGGCCCGCTGACGCGGGAGATGATCCGCCGCGTGGCGCGCAGCAGCGCCCTGGGCGTGTTCAGCGAGATCGCTTCCTCGGACCTGCCCGAAGAGGAGTTCGAGCGGCTGGCGATCGTTCCGGCCTGCGGCGCGGACGGCGCCTGCCTGGAGCGCACTGCCTGGTACCGCCACCTGCGCGAGGACACGGGCGGCGTGGTCTGGGCGCACCCGTCCATGCGCCATTTCCTGGAACACGCCTATGGCGACCTCGTGCTCATGCGCGAGATCCGCGAGGTGGAGGAGCCCGAAGGGCGCAGGCCGGAGCGTTCCGTCTTCGCCGCGCGTCTGCGCCGCGACATTTCCGAGGCCGTGCTCACGCCCATGCTCGACGGCAAGGACGCCGCCGAGAACCTGCGGCGGCACGTGCATGCCCTCAGCGGCGAGGGGCTGCGCAACATCTTCGTTCACCTGGACCTGGCTTCCGGCTGGCGCGCGGCCCTGGCCGGACCACTCCTGAACTGCGGATTCCAAGCCCGCCTCGTGCTGCCCCACGCCGGGCAGGCCGACGTGGCCGTGTTGCAATATGACGAACTTCTCGCTTGA
- the hisC gene encoding histidinol-phosphate transaminase encodes MTNFSLERLVPAHIQRFEPYYPSKPDPELMRAYGVEHLHRLNNNENALGPAPGPAAVVAGFPSDLAPVYPNGDCHYLRAALARKFGKHPDQFLVGNGSCEVISSVIKAFCEEGDNIVTADRTFAVYEWVAEFSGYEARLIPLRGYGFDSEAMLAAMDERTKILFVCNPNNPTGTYWDRATMEDFLERVAGRAVVVVDEAYFEYVDRPDFPDGMDLLERHPNVVVFRTFSKMYALAALRVGYLCGSAEVVDMVRRAHIVYSVNALAQAAAAAALEDDAGHIAATRRMVAEARALLEACFDDLGFEYVSGEGNYIMVRTPMPDTLLYRRLMKHGVMVRTMTGFRFPGWIRVSLVQLPAMRAFCEAFRSVFDGK; translated from the coding sequence ATGACGAACTTCTCGCTTGAGCGGCTTGTCCCGGCCCATATCCAGCGCTTCGAGCCGTATTATCCGAGCAAGCCGGACCCGGAGCTGATGCGCGCCTACGGCGTCGAGCATCTGCACCGCCTGAACAACAACGAGAACGCCCTGGGGCCTGCTCCCGGCCCCGCGGCCGTGGTGGCGGGCTTTCCCTCGGACCTGGCTCCGGTCTATCCCAACGGAGATTGCCACTACCTGCGCGCGGCCCTGGCCCGCAAATTCGGAAAGCATCCGGACCAATTTCTCGTGGGCAACGGCTCCTGCGAGGTCATCTCCAGCGTGATCAAGGCCTTCTGCGAGGAGGGCGACAACATCGTCACGGCGGACCGGACCTTCGCGGTCTATGAATGGGTCGCGGAATTCTCCGGATACGAGGCCCGGCTGATCCCTCTGCGCGGCTACGGCTTCGACTCCGAAGCCATGCTGGCGGCCATGGACGAGCGGACCAAGATCCTTTTCGTCTGCAACCCGAACAACCCCACGGGAACCTATTGGGACCGGGCGACCATGGAGGACTTTCTGGAGCGGGTCGCGGGCCGGGCCGTGGTGGTCGTGGACGAAGCCTACTTCGAGTACGTGGACCGTCCCGATTTTCCCGACGGCATGGACCTCCTGGAGCGGCACCCCAACGTGGTCGTCTTCCGGACCTTTTCCAAGATGTACGCCCTGGCCGCGCTGCGCGTGGGCTATCTCTGCGGTTCGGCCGAAGTGGTGGACATGGTCCGGCGCGCGCACATCGTCTATTCCGTGAACGCCCTGGCCCAGGCCGCGGCCGCGGCCGCCCTGGAGGACGACGCCGGGCACATCGCGGCCACGCGGCGCATGGTGGCCGAGGCCCGCGCCCTGCTCGAAGCCTGTTTCGACGACCTGGGCTTCGAATACGTCAGCGGCGAGGGCAACTACATCATGGTCCGCACCCCCATGCCGGACACGCTGCTCTACCGCAGGCTGATGAAGCACGGGGTCATGGTCCGGACCATGACGGGGTTTCGTTTTCCGGGATGGATACGGGTCAGTCTTGTCCAGCTTCCGGCCATGCGGGCGTTTTGCGAGGCGTTCCGTTCCGTTTTCGATGGAAAATGA
- a CDS encoding sensor domain-containing diguanylate cyclase has protein sequence MPSATHQRISSAELLNAVASGAEELLSEQGWPDGVNTLLAGLGKVTGVSRVWIFQKIELRDNYIVQDYVFEWASHPRHVQLGMAMFSMFRTERNNPEYDELIQSRLRGEHQVVMTNALPRCWLRANQRKQNILSMLTLPIMVDGEWWGILGFDDCEREYEWSETEVALLRTAASLISGAIVRSRLSARVKQFNILRKLTDSAAWAIDLRRGRMWCSGELAGRKGVGPEGCYFTMRGALREVHPADRAGLLESIRGAMRDGKGPLRCDLRVRMSDGNYRWVELIGEVVLDSDSRPLQLSGIAVDIRHRKRTERHLRRQAVTDPLTGTNNRRTFMEELDYCFARAAEEGRPLSMLVMDLDHFKRINDTWGHPAGDAALRMFAEYCRQSLREGDLLARIGGEEFAVLLPDTEAESAVAAGERIRRSVCKGPVDAGGVCVPLTVSLGCATFPDDFPEGHAATPSERKGEELFALADGALYEAKRSGRNRLMRAANFKDQAWTERSA, from the coding sequence ATGCCCAGCGCCACGCACCAACGCATATCCTCCGCAGAACTGCTCAACGCCGTGGCCTCCGGCGCCGAGGAGCTGCTCTCGGAGCAGGGCTGGCCCGACGGGGTGAACACCCTGCTGGCGGGGCTCGGCAAGGTCACGGGAGTGAGCCGCGTCTGGATTTTCCAGAAGATCGAGCTGCGGGACAACTACATCGTCCAGGACTACGTCTTCGAGTGGGCCTCGCATCCGCGCCACGTCCAGCTCGGCATGGCCATGTTCAGCATGTTCCGCACCGAGCGCAATAACCCCGAATACGACGAATTGATCCAAAGCCGGTTGCGCGGCGAGCACCAGGTCGTGATGACGAACGCGCTGCCCCGCTGCTGGCTGCGCGCCAACCAGCGCAAGCAGAACATCCTCTCCATGCTGACCTTGCCGATCATGGTGGACGGCGAGTGGTGGGGCATCCTGGGGTTCGACGACTGCGAGCGCGAGTACGAGTGGTCCGAAACCGAGGTCGCCCTCTTGCGCACGGCGGCCAGCCTGATCTCCGGGGCCATCGTCCGCAGCCGCCTCAGCGCCCGCGTGAAGCAGTTCAACATCCTGCGCAAGCTGACGGACAGCGCGGCCTGGGCCATTGACCTGCGCCGCGGCCGGATGTGGTGTTCGGGCGAGCTGGCGGGGCGCAAGGGCGTGGGGCCGGAAGGCTGCTACTTCACCATGCGCGGGGCCTTGCGCGAAGTGCATCCCGCCGACCGGGCCGGGCTTCTGGAATCCATACGCGGGGCCATGCGCGACGGGAAGGGACCGTTGCGCTGCGACCTGCGCGTGCGCATGAGCGACGGCAACTACCGCTGGGTGGAGCTGATCGGCGAAGTCGTCCTGGACAGCGATTCGAGGCCGCTGCAACTGTCCGGCATCGCCGTGGACATCCGCCACCGCAAGCGCACGGAGCGGCATCTGCGCAGGCAGGCGGTGACGGATCCCCTCACGGGAACCAACAACCGGCGCACCTTCATGGAAGAGCTGGACTACTGCTTCGCGCGTGCGGCGGAGGAAGGGCGGCCTCTTTCCATGCTGGTCATGGACCTGGACCATTTCAAGCGCATCAACGACACCTGGGGGCATCCCGCCGGAGACGCCGCGCTGAGGATGTTCGCGGAATATTGCCGCCAGAGTCTGCGCGAGGGCGACCTGCTGGCGCGCATCGGCGGCGAGGAATTCGCCGTGCTCCTGCCGGACACCGAGGCGGAAAGTGCCGTGGCCGCCGGGGAGCGCATCCGGCGCTCGGTCTGCAAAGGCCCGGTGGACGCGGGAGGCGTTTGCGTGCCCCTGACCGTGAGCCTGGGCTGCGCCACGTTCCCGGACGATTTTCCGGAAGGCCATGCCGCGACTCCCTCGGAGCGCAAGGGGGAGGAGCTCTTCGCCCTTGCGGACGGGGCCTTGTACGAAGCCAAGCGGAGCGGGCGCAATCGCCTCATGCGCGCCGCGAATTTCAAGGATCAAGCCTGGACGGAGCGCAGCGCCTGA